In one Silene latifolia isolate original U9 population chromosome 10, ASM4854445v1, whole genome shotgun sequence genomic region, the following are encoded:
- the LOC141609207 gene encoding UPF0496 protein At1g20180-like: MPRLFKSKEGSSKTTKDKEIEESLHESLNVSELYKEAFKSKSYADILSKFQSQLHKKPSSRFTKSRATKSTSLSGSFSSLSSTSFSVSSKINLHTCLLEPKQKLVLDSIKSSKLKGLLEEFFNITQEAYNVCELLLVGIQKTRYNNNFIKQRVQMLLSSDERRNNEMLIRELASFDKLSNPLSSLADFRKNHEGHFKLLNKLRSRMGKIKRKQKIIKFCKKLAGYGLLVAYSAMVTALIPLLLHSGIGLVAIPVLFLLPIAFRNFDWNRLRPSVREQLVTQLDVTARGSYILMNDFDTIGRLAVRVHDEVEHRKANAELCVRNGNNQQVVKQTLKELFKYENEFGRELDELEEQVYLCFVTINRIRKLVYTEISSA, encoded by the exons ATGCCGAGGTTGTTCAAATCGAAAGAAG GAAGTTCTAAAACGACGAAAGACAAGGAAATCGAAGAAAGCTTACACGAGAGCCTTAATGTTAGTGAGCTCTACAAGGAAGCGTTTAAGTCAAAATCGTACGCCGATATATTATCCAAATTTCAATCGCAATTGCACAAAAAGCCTTCCTCTCGTTTCACAAAATCGAGGGCGACCAAGTCGACATCATTATCAGGCTCTTTCTCATCCTTATCATCGACCTCCTTTTCGGTCTCGTCTAAAATCAATCTCCACACCTGCCTTCTAGAGCCGAAACAAAAATTAGTGCTTGATTCGATAAAATCGTCCAAGCTCAAAGGTTTATTGGAAGAGTTTTTCAATATAACACAAGAGGCCTACAATGTATGTGAATTGCTTCTCGTAGGAATCCAAAAAACCCGCTACAACAACAATTTTATCAAACAACGGGTCCAAATGTTATTATCGTCTGATGAAAGAAGAAATAACGAGATGCTAATTCGTGAATTGGCTTCTTTTGATAAGCTAAGCAACCCTCTGTCAAGCTTAGCCGATTTCCGAAAAAATCATGAGGGTCATTTTAAGTTGCTCAATAAATTGAGGTCGAGAATGGGAAAAATCAAGCGAAAACAGAAAATCATCAAGTTTTGTAAGAAACTTGCAGGTTATGGACTACTTGTTGCTTATTCCGCCATGGTTACTGCTTTGATTCCTTTGTTATTACATAGTGGGATAGGGTTAGTAGCTATACCTGTATTATTCCTACTGCCAATCGCTTTCAGAAACTTCGACTGGAATAGGCTAAGACCAAGTGTCCGAGAACAGTTAGTAACTCAATTGGATGTCACAGCAAGGGGAAGTTATATTCTGATGAATGATTTCGATACAATAGGCAGACTCGCGGTAAGGGTTCATGATGAGGTTGAGCATAGAAAGGCTAATGCGGAGTTGTGTGTAAGAAACGGTAATAATCAACAAGTGGTGAAGCAAACCTTGAAGGAACTTTTTAAGTACGAAAATGAGTTTGGTCGGGAACTtgatgagcttgaagaacaagtttaTTTGTGCTTTGTGACTATCAATCGAATAAGAAAACTGGTTTATACTGAAATCTCATCAGCCTGA